A single Arachidicoccus sp. BS20 DNA region contains:
- a CDS encoding 5-oxoprolinase subunit PxpA, which produces MDFNCDMGEGMSNDALLMPYITSANIACGFHAGDEATMREAILLAQNHGVHIGAHVSFDDKKNFGRTEMFLSKNEIYDLVTTQLRLFHRVAESLKAIIYHVKPHGALYNISAKNNETASAIAQAVKDFNPELKLFGLSKSCSVEAAERIGLKAVNEAFADRTYQDDGSLTPRKQPNALIENETDLLNQVKQLIETSSVVSVSGKTVPVIAETICIHGDGTHAISFAKIISLLINQATD; this is translated from the coding sequence ATGGATTTTAATTGCGACATGGGCGAAGGTATGAGCAACGATGCGTTGTTGATGCCATACATAACTTCGGCAAATATTGCCTGCGGTTTTCATGCGGGCGATGAAGCAACCATGAGGGAAGCTATTTTACTTGCGCAAAATCATGGTGTACACATTGGTGCGCACGTTTCGTTTGATGATAAAAAAAACTTCGGAAGAACAGAGATGTTTTTGTCAAAGAATGAAATTTATGATTTGGTAACTACGCAGCTTCGTTTGTTTCATCGTGTTGCGGAATCGCTGAAAGCTATTATCTATCACGTAAAGCCGCATGGTGCGTTGTATAATATTTCTGCAAAAAATAATGAAACAGCTTCTGCAATTGCACAAGCCGTAAAAGATTTTAATCCCGAATTGAAGTTATTCGGATTAAGTAAAAGTTGTTCTGTTGAAGCTGCGGAACGCATCGGTTTAAAAGCCGTGAACGAAGCGTTTGCCGATAGAACATATCAGGACGACGGCTCGCTTACGCCGAGAAAACAACCGAATGCTTTAATTGAAAATGAAACTGATTTATTGAATCAGGTAAAGCAATTAATTGAAACAAGTTCAGTTGTTTCCGTATCGGGAAAAACTGTTCCCGTGATTGCCGAAACTATTTGTATTCACGGCGATGGCACACACGCAATTTCATTTGCGAAAATAATTTCATTGCTGATAAACCAAGCAACCGACTAA